A region from the Triticum urartu cultivar G1812 chromosome 1, Tu2.1, whole genome shotgun sequence genome encodes:
- the LOC125529242 gene encoding uncharacterized protein LOC125529242, which translates to MTFRIIHRDGEILNPIFIQFVVALTTTLMVIRFVLDALRHRLIGSAMKKTLIFMDGVTKAMVLYSLGIMQRPSNKDYYYKVWAVLLVTLRYSVKIGRPAGIAVKQTPLVDLMSSFWAANILRSKAPKIVKITGWLLLSVNSLRIIHGFVSSEFANDSHRENLRLLTEYMRHEHEAGDADPKTMKGYRYLVQGEAKKQNMKKENGGQARDGDMVEETENMWSLLQALRDKDKEVLTLEKIWEEPDDDLDDELKDLCLSFALYKLLRRRFFNFGIHEAKLNKTRLLVLDGILGDRDKRSNSERSTRKKRKNSERAFRVSEAELSFLNDFFNSRHAIVFAKGFPFIRLLLSTILIGGIGGMAVAIYSFSKVGTRDELGNVHGGVTFTWFLLSFLFVKETWEIMTYVFSDWTKIILLCQYVQKPWWLRNSVTKALVRNLCKLSVPWLPRWHGKVGQCNILFPIRFAFPLRFFFGARYSRYFVYLSTDVKGTVMNCLRDCLAKCPVRLDNYLERAFVHVKAVGFPASVRGAVTGVEDCVHILLVWHIATCYCEIHLAKRRKVKATPNLGGSPYMVARTLSQYCAYVLTLVPPLVPGNSLMGRSVLIKMYEEKCRLLLGPYNSSTHCTLRDHILVRLEEYASGDIHLYDEEKDNTILKKGAALGKKLIQAIRGDDDTLEDHHIEDLWRFLSEFWAGFVIHLAASTRASHHKIYLSSGGEFMTHLWALLTHAGILGEVQHGDQNIDNALTQGDDYDRTVQY; encoded by the coding sequence ATGACATTCAGAATCATACACCGTGACGGCGAAATCCTCAACCCCATCTTTATCCAGTTCGTGGTCGCACTCACTACCACGCTCATGGTGATCCGATTTGTGCTGGATGCTTTGCGGCATCGGTTGATAGGCAGCGCCATGAAAAAGACTCTGATCTTTATGGACGGAGTAACCAAAGCAATGGTCTTATACAGTCTTGGGATCATGCAACGCCCCTCCAATAAGGACTACTACTACAAGGTGTGGGCTGTGCTGTTGGTCACCCTCCGTTACAGCGTCAAGATAGGCCGCCCGGCCGGCATCGCCGTGAAGCAAACCCCGTTGGTAGACTTGATGTCCTCCTTCTGGGCTGCCAACATCCTTCGCTCTAAGGCGCCAAAGATTGTTAAGATAACTGGTTGGCTGCTTTTGTCAGTCAACTCTTTACGCATCATCCATGGTTTTGTCTCCTCGGAGTTCGCCAACGATAGCCACAGAGAGAATTTGAGGTTATTAACAGAGTACATGCGCCATGAGCATGAAGCGGGTGATGCTGATCCCAAGACAATGAAGGGGTACCGATATTTGGTGCAGGGCGAAGCCAAGAAACAGAACATGAAGAAAGAAAACGGCGGACAAGCAAGAGATGGTGATATGGTGGAGGAAACTGAGAATATGTGGAGCCTCTTGCAAGCATTGAGAGATAAGGACAAGGAGGTCCTGACGCTTGAGAAGATCTGGGAGGAGCCAGACGACGACCTTGATGATGAGCTCAAAGACCTCTGCCTCTCCTTTGCACTCTACAAGCTCCTTCGCAGGCGCTTCTTCAACTTTGGCATTCATGAGGCCAAGCTGAATAAGACGAGACTGCTGGTTCTTGATGGGATCCTCGGGGACCGTGATAAGCGCAGCAACTCTGAAAGGTCGacccgcaaaaaaagaaaaaactctGAAAGGGCGTTCCGTGTCAGCGAGGCCGAGTTGTCTTTCCTCAATGACTTCTTCAACAGCAGGCATGCCATAGTATTTGCGAAAGGCTTCCCATTCATCCGGCTCCTGCTATCCACCATTCTGATAGGAGGGATTGGAGGCATGGCGGTTGCTATCTATAGCTTTTCCAAGGTTGGCACAAGAGACGAGCTCGGCAATGTTCATGGTGGAGTAACTTTTACATGGTTTCTCCTGTCGTTTCTTTTTGTAAAAGAGACATGGGAGATCATGACTTACGTGTTCTCAGACTGGACCAAAATAATTTTGTTGTGCCAGTACGTACAGAAGCCATGGTGGCTGCGAAACTCGGTGACCAAGGCTCTTGTGCGGAACCTCTGTAAGCTCTCTGTGCCCTGGTTGCCAAGATGGCATGGAAAGGTTGGTCAATGCAACATTCTCTTCCCAATCCGTTTTGCCTTCCCACTGCGGTTTTTCTTTGGAGCAAGATATTCTAGGTACTTTGTATATCTGTCAACGGATGTGAAGGGTACTGTGATGAACTGTCTCAGAGACTGCTTGGCCAAATGTCCCGTGCGGTTGGACAACTACCTTGAGCGGGCATTCGTTCATGTCAAGGCTGTTGGTTTTCCTGCAAGTGTCAGGGGAGCGGTCACTGGAGTGGAGGACTGTGTGCACATTCTGCTGGTTTGGCATATTGCTACATGCTACTGCGAGATTCATCTCGCTAAAAGAAGAAAGGTGAAAGCCACTCCAAATCTTGGGGGGTCTCCATACATGGTCGCTAGGACATTATCACAGTACTGTGCGTATGTACTTACACTGGTTCCTCCTCTAGTGCCTGGGAACAGTCTAATGGGTAGATCGGTGCTGATAAAGATGTATGAAGAAAAATGTCGTCTTCTCCTCGGACCCTACAACTCCAGCACCCATTGTACATTGCGGGACCATATCCTTGTAAGGCTCGAAGAATATGCATCAGGGGACATACATTTGTATGACGAGGAAAAAGACAACACCATATTGAAGAAGGGGGCAGCTCTTGGCAAGAAGCTGATACAAGCGATCCGCGGTGATGATGATACGCTGGAAGATCATCATATTGAAGATCTGTGGAGGTTCTTGTCGGAGTTCTGGGCCGGATTCGTTATCCACTTGGCTGCATCTACAAGGGCTTCTCACCACAAGATATATCTGAGCTCTGGCGG